A region of bacterium DNA encodes the following proteins:
- a CDS encoding ABC transporter substrate-binding protein, protein MKYYYRIFIAITSIGIAIFLGCSFIQNKPKLKTVVIGGVLGDKINPILVAESTLTAIETNIFDGLIQMNDQLELIPHLAQRWQYSPDRKELTIHLRAGVKFHDGVELTADDVKFTYDAIMHPKIASYLASEFNSVDHIEVLGRYQLRIVFKEPNTNFLYTMRIAILPKHRLTITDLQNPNLAFNRHPIGTGPFKVEQWIDETLILTANPDYFLGKPNLDRIIVRSLPNQTVTWSQLMTEQIDVAEGVLPEDYKVLLTNPKIQGYKTPARYYYMVILNNRSPLFADVRIRKALNYAVDKQAMIDEVLLGEGSIARSIFPPDSSLYNRTTPSFQYQPRTALKLLNDAGWSIDKKTRQLKKQGVPFEFTLLIDEDNTLKRQLALILDQQLQELGINLYLKSLPVSQLINEYLLPKKFDAAIAEMDSLYETNFGYAFFHSDQIQNGLNAFSYTNNALDKIYDQLQVTVDPDLRKDLIDQIQYELAVNPPGILLFFPYKLSGANTRIAYIHPRSSDNIYWNLKDWDIKL, encoded by the coding sequence ATGAAATATTACTACCGAATATTCATTGCAATAACATCAATTGGGATTGCTATATTCCTCGGTTGTTCGTTTATTCAAAATAAGCCGAAACTGAAAACGGTGGTAATTGGCGGCGTGCTCGGAGATAAAATAAATCCAATTCTGGTTGCGGAATCAACCTTAACTGCAATTGAAACAAACATATTTGATGGATTAATTCAAATGAATGACCAGCTTGAGCTCATCCCACATCTTGCGCAACGCTGGCAATATAGTCCCGACCGGAAAGAGTTAACCATTCATCTTCGGGCTGGTGTGAAGTTTCACGATGGAGTGGAACTCACCGCTGATGATGTTAAATTCACCTACGATGCGATTATGCATCCGAAAATAGCCAGTTATTTAGCGAGTGAATTTAATTCCGTTGACCATATCGAAGTTCTCGGTCGGTATCAGCTACGGATAGTTTTTAAAGAACCGAACACAAACTTTCTATACACGATGCGAATCGCTATACTTCCCAAACATCGGCTGACGATAACCGATTTACAGAATCCGAACTTAGCATTTAATCGTCATCCGATTGGTACCGGCCCATTCAAAGTTGAACAATGGATTGATGAAACCTTAATCCTGACCGCTAATCCCGATTATTTTCTTGGAAAACCGAATCTCGACCGAATTATTGTTCGCTCGTTACCGAATCAAACTGTCACCTGGTCGCAGTTGATGACAGAACAAATTGATGTCGCTGAAGGGGTTCTTCCGGAAGATTACAAAGTGCTATTAACTAATCCGAAAATTCAAGGGTATAAAACGCCTGCCCGTTATTATTATATGGTAATACTGAATAATCGCTCACCGTTATTTGCAGATGTTCGTATTCGGAAAGCGCTCAATTATGCGGTGGATAAACAAGCAATGATTGATGAAGTTCTGCTCGGAGAAGGAAGTATTGCTAGGAGTATTTTTCCGCCAGATAGTTCTTTATATAACCGGACGACTCCATCGTTTCAATATCAGCCACGAACCGCACTTAAACTACTTAACGATGCCGGCTGGTCTATTGACAAAAAAACACGACAGCTAAAAAAACAAGGAGTTCCATTTGAATTTACGCTCCTGATTGATGAAGATAACACGCTCAAGCGACAACTAGCACTTATTCTCGACCAGCAACTACAGGAGCTCGGAATTAATCTATATCTGAAATCTTTACCGGTATCTCAGCTGATAAATGAGTATCTACTTCCGAAAAAATTCGATGCCGCGATTGCCGAAATGGACTCACTATATGAAACCAATTTCGGGTATGCCTTCTTCCATTCAGACCAAATCCAAAATGGATTGAACGCGTTTTCATATACTAACAATGCTTTAGATAAAATATATGACCAATTGCAGGTTACGGTTGACCCAGACTTGCGGAAAGATCTAATCGACCAGATTCAATATGAACTAGCGGTAAATCCACCCGGGATATTGTTATTTTTTCCATATAAATTATCCGGTGCGAATACCCGAATTGCTTATATTCATCCACGCAGTAGCGATAATATCTACTGGAATCTAAAAGATTGGGATATTAAATTATAA
- a CDS encoding SPASM domain-containing protein — MKPSRYIVFVPVEDGYLAYNTLTXSLVYLNQQTKDVLTQFPDSIQADDSLTPLIEEKFLIPDTIDETETISTWLADIRNNNHTLNLTILTTYACNLACVYCVEEGVIQPIFMDAETQNRVIQWIQQQISEKQIRQVRICFYGGEPLLNQQAITKISSTICAFCDTKNITYHAELISNGVLLYKSTARKLADCRITQVKVTIDGNREFHNRKRPSKTQIDSYQAIFDNLLTLPEEINLIVSGNYDAENIASFSEMLDELKELGLTDRIKHISFKPILNTNQKTSAVAAQCASISFAESDLSAMLHLRNEAKSRGFSVPDYLVLGPCEFNFDNSLVIDPVGNFYKCAGFVGRPEFIIGDIRTGFNQRYSDFINVNAPKECLDCIYFPICGAGCRYCAQVKFGDYTQVVCEKSYFDSVGLAVLKSDYATVSVNEGSSKL, encoded by the coding sequence ATGAAACCGTCCCGATATATAGTTTTCGTTCCTGTTGAAGACGGTTATTTAGCGTATAATACGCTCACCCNATCACTTGTATATCTCAATCAGCAGACTAAAGATGTTCTCACCCAATTTCCTGATTCAATTCAAGCTGATGATTCATTAACTCCGCTTATTGAAGAAAAATTCTTAATCCCTGATACCATTGACGAAACTGAAACCATCAGTACTTGGTTAGCTGATATTCGAAATAATAATCACACGTTAAATTTAACGATTTTAACTACCTACGCCTGTAATCTCGCTTGTGTGTATTGCGTTGAAGAAGGAGTAATTCAACCGATATTTATGGATGCGGAAACGCAGAATCGGGTAATTCAGTGGATTCAACAGCAGATATCTGAAAAGCAAATTCGCCAGGTGAGAATTTGCTTTTACGGCGGAGAACCTTTATTAAACCAGCAAGCGATAACAAAAATTAGTTCAACGATATGCGCGTTTTGCGACACCAAGAATATAACTTATCATGCAGAACTCATTTCAAATGGTGTGCTCCTATATAAATCGACAGCAAGAAAACTGGCTGATTGCCGAATAACCCAAGTTAAAGTCACAATCGACGGGAATCGCGAGTTCCATAATCGAAAGCGACCGAGTAAAACCCAGATTGATTCGTATCAAGCGATTTTTGATAATCTTTTAACGTTACCGGAGGAAATTAACCTGATAGTATCCGGAAACTACGATGCGGAAAATATCGCGAGTTTTTCGGAAATGCTCGATGAATTAAAAGAACTGGGATTGACCGACCGCATTAAACATATTTCATTTAAACCGATTCTGAATACAAACCAAAAAACTTCAGCGGTTGCAGCGCAATGCGCGAGTATCTCTTTTGCCGAATCGGATTTATCTGCGATGTTGCATCTTCGGAATGAAGCTAAATCACGCGGATTCTCGGTTCCGGATTATCTGGTTCTCGGTCCTTGCGAATTCAATTTCGATAATAGTCTGGTAATTGACCCGGTTGGGAACTTTTATAAATGCGCAGGGTTCGTTGGAAGACCAGAATTTATCATCGGTGATATCCGCACGGGGTTTAATCAGCGGTATTCAGATTTTATCAATGTTAATGCCCCAAAAGAATGTCTCGATTGTATCTATTTCCCGATTTGCGGCGCTGGATGCCGGTATTGTGCGCAGGTTAAGTTTGGTGATTATACTCAAGTCGTTTGTGAAAAATCTTATTTCGATTCAGTTGGACTAGCCGTATTAAAATCGGATTATGCAACGGTTAGTGTTAACGAAGGGAGTAGTAAATTATGA
- a CDS encoding GntR family transcriptional regulator: MYINIDPSSGLPIYLQIINQIKYSIAMEAVRPGDQLPSVRELASQLRVNPNTVAKAYTELERERIVFTKRGEGTFVSDINVSISEEEKEKIIADMLNRALVQAYHFKLSGDEIQKIFDKEKEKINL, translated from the coding sequence ATGTATATTAATATCGATCCATCGAGTGGATTGCCCATCTATTTGCAAATTATCAATCAGATAAAATACTCGATTGCGATGGAAGCTGTTAGACCTGGTGACCAATTACCATCAGTTCGCGAACTCGCTAGCCAACTTCGCGTTAACCCGAATACCGTTGCAAAAGCTTATACCGAACTCGAACGGGAAAGAATCGTCTTCACGAAACGTGGGGAAGGAACGTTCGTTTCCGATATTAACGTTTCGATAAGCGAAGAGGAAAAAGAGAAAATTATCGCTGATATGCTGAACCGTGCTCTGGTTCAAGCGTATCATTTTAAGTTATCAGGAGATGAAATTCAAAAAATATTTGATAAAGAAAAAGAAAAAATTAATTTATGA
- a CDS encoding ABC transporter ATP-binding protein, with protein sequence MDNIIQTQNLVRKFGKTVAVDHISLQVKKGSIYGFLGENGAGKTTTIKMMLGLLKPTDGTVEVLGYNPLKDSVAIKKRVGYVPEDQTMYSWMTVTEICKFTGSFYPTWNNKLAEDLLTRFDLPKSKKIKTLSRGMQAKVMLTLALAHEPELLILDDPTSGLDAIVRREFLESIVDLIEQEGRTVFFSSHIINEVERVADYIGIIHNGKLVIETELEQLKQQTKKLRLIFESNPPELGSVPNLLRVEKSAHELILTIADFNDRKLAELQNRFRAKSAEVIDMNLEDIFVEYCRKRN encoded by the coding sequence ATGGATAATATAATTCAGACACAGAATTTAGTTCGCAAGTTCGGGAAAACGGTTGCGGTTGACCATATCAGTTTACAGGTTAAAAAAGGGAGTATCTATGGTTTTCTCGGCGAAAATGGCGCTGGGAAAACCACGACGATTAAAATGATGCTTGGTCTGCTGAAACCGACTGATGGAACGGTCGAAGTGTTGGGATATAATCCGCTCAAAGATAGTGTTGCGATTAAGAAGCGGGTAGGGTATGTTCCGGAAGACCAGACGATGTATAGTTGGATGACGGTTACTGAAATCTGCAAGTTCACCGGTAGTTTCTATCCGACGTGGAATAACAAACTCGCTGAAGATTTACTAACTCGGTTCGACCTGCCGAAATCGAAAAAGATAAAAACGTTATCTCGCGGGATGCAAGCGAAAGTGATGTTAACCCTCGCATTAGCGCATGAACCGGAACTCTTGATACTGGATGACCCGACCTCAGGGCTTGACGCTATCGTTCGCCGGGAATTCTTAGAAAGTATCGTTGATTTGATTGAACAGGAAGGGAGAACGGTTTTCTTCTCATCGCATATCATCAACGAAGTTGAACGCGTTGCAGATTATATCGGTATCATCCATAACGGGAAATTGGTTATCGAAACCGAACTGGAACAGCTGAAACAACAGACGAAAAAACTGCGATTGATTTTTGAATCGAATCCGCCGGAACTCGGTTCAGTTCCTAATCTATTGCGAGTTGAAAAAAGCGCACATGAATTGATTTTAACCATTGCCGATTTTAATGACCGGAAACTTGCGGAGTTACAGAACCGGTTCCGAGCGAAATCCGCTGAAGTCATTGATATGAATTTAGAAGATATCTTTGTTGAATATTGCCGAAAGAGAAACTAA